Within the Staphylococcus argenteus genome, the region CAATGTTTCCGAATTCTACTGTGGTTGTACCTTGAAGTAGGGGGTGAAATCCTATTTTGTATGAGTCATGGTTTGATAGCGATAATGATCCCAATGTACGACCGTGGAAATTATTGTTCATAGCTATAATTTCAACTTGACCGTCAGGAATATTTTTAACATCAGACCCCCATTTTCTAGCGATTTTAATAGCCGCCTCAACAGCTTCAGTGCCAGAATTAAGGGGGAGTACTTTGTCTTTCTTAGCAAGATGACAAATTTTTTCTTCCCATTTACCGAGATTGTCACTATAAAGCACACGTGAAATAATAGACAACTTTGAAGCTTGTTCAGTCATAGCTTTAACAATTTCTGGGTGGCAATGTCCTTGGTTTGCCACTGAAAATCCGGAGATACAGTCTATATATTGTTGACCATCAGTATCCCAAACTTTAGTGCCTTTTCCTTTAGTAATAACAAGTTTAAGAGGTGCGTAATTATTAGAGCTATATCGATCAGTTAATTCAATGATAGAATTCATGGGTCTCCCCCTCCTTTATATTTATACATTTTAAAGAATTAATATTAATATATTACAGTTGTTCAATATAAGTGTCAAATATAAATTTAATAATAAATGCATAATATTTCTTTGATTTTAAAATAGAGTAGAGATGCTGCGATTTATTTTGGTGTTTTGTGGTTATGGAAAATATTTAAATGTAATCAAGATAGTTATTTTTAAGCATTGTGGTCTGATAAAGGTGATGAACAATAGTAACAATCGATTTGGTTTATGAAATTGTTGTATAAAAAAATAGTGCATGATGAATGAATACATTCATCAGCACTATACTTATATCAGCCGATATTTATATGCATAAATTATTTTTGGAATCTTGGGAATAATTTAAGTGCACTATTATATTTAATATTTTCAATTGTTTCATTGTTTAAATCTAGTTGATGCTCGATTGTATTAATCATTGATTGATCTAAATTTTCAGGTGCATAGTGAGCATCGCTACCGAATAAAATATGGTCTTCAGGAGTAGTTTCTTCTAATGCTCTAAATGTTGCAGCTTGTGTTGATAAAGCAGTGTCATAATAAAAATCACTAACATAAGCTTCAGGGTCTTTGGCTAGAACAACAAATTGACTTTCGTCCGCAGTTTGTTTGATTAATTTATAACATTCGTTAATTCTCCATGTTAAATATGGTAATGTACCACCGGCATGTGCCAAAATAAATTTAATATTTGGATAGCGATCCATTGTGCCACTTAAAATTAAGTTTGCTGCAGCACGCGTTGTATTAAAAGTAAACTCAGCCATGAAATCTACAGGCATATATTTTGGTCTAGGTACATAATCAGGTGGTGTACTTGGATGTATAAACACAACTGCTGATCTTTCATCAAGAACTTTCATTAATGGTTCAAATTGTGGGTCGCCTAAAAATGCTTCATTGTAGTTAGATAATAAACCTACACCATCTAATTGTAAATTATCCAAAGCATATTTAACTTCTTCAATTGCACTATCCACATCAGGTAGTGGCAATGTTGCGAAAGCACCAAAACGATTTGGATACTCTTTGATAATTTGTGTTTGAAGTAAATTAATTTCTCGTGCAATTGCTTTTCTTTTACTTGGTTCAAGTGGTTCAACGACTGGATCAGAAATGGAAGTAATCCCTACGTCAATACCTAATCTATCCATCATTTTTATACTGTCTTCAGGTTGCCAATTGTTGATTTTTAGACCACCAGCTTTGTCAATACCAGCTTCTTTTAATGCGTCTAGGTAAAATTCAGGAATGATGTGATGATGAATATCAATATAACCTGTTTTATTTGTCATAATATAAATCCTCCTAAAATTTCAAAATGAACAAATTGACTATTTATAGACAACTTGTATATAATTCATTGTACGCTTAATACAATTAATTGCAATTCACAAAAAATGTTTATTTGTACACTAAAATACAAATTGATTAAATGTGTAAATAAAGTAGAAAATGATAGATAGAGGTGCTGAAAATGACAAATAAAAAAATTGATCCACGGGTAAAAAGAACAAATCAATATTTAATTAATGCAATTGTAAAACTACTCAATGAAAAAGATATCAATAAAATATCTATACAAAATATCACAGATTCAGCAGATCTGACTCGAGCAACGTTTTATCTGCATTATCGAGATAAGCAAGATTTTTTCAATCGAATTGTCACAAATGTTATAGATGATTTGATAGATTACGTAAAAGATGGACATTTGGTAGCATCTGGCTTAAAAAGTGAATCAGATATTAAAAATGCATTTACGCGATTATTTGAATATATTTATATGAATCATACAGTTTTCGGCGTTATGTTAAGTGATAAAGGTTTATCACAATTTAGACCAAAATTAGAAACTGAAGTGCAAAAAGAAATTTATATACCATTGTTTCACGCACTTGTTAAAATAGATGGCGAAAAAGCAAGTAAGTTTCCACAACATTATTTTTTAAACTATATAACGTCTGCTCATATTGGTGTTATTTGTACTTGGTTAAATGACGATATGAATTATAGTCCGAAATATATGGCTGAACTTCTATATAAACTAACTTTAGAAGGTGTTTTTTCAGTAGTACAAAGTGAATTTTAAGCAATAGTTGTGAAGAATGAAGTAAGAGGATAAGGTGTAACAACACTCTATATAGGCAA harbors:
- a CDS encoding amidohydrolase family protein, whose translation is MTNKTGYIDIHHHIIPEFYLDALKEAGIDKAGGLKINNWQPEDSIKMMDRLGIDVGITSISDPVVEPLEPSKRKAIAREINLLQTQIIKEYPNRFGAFATLPLPDVDSAIEEVKYALDNLQLDGVGLLSNYNEAFLGDPQFEPLMKVLDERSAVVFIHPSTPPDYVPRPKYMPVDFMAEFTFNTTRAAANLILSGTMDRYPNIKFILAHAGGTLPYLTWRINECYKLIKQTADESQFVVLAKDPEAYVSDFYYDTALSTQAATFRALEETTPEDHILFGSDAHYAPENLDQSMINTIEHQLDLNNETIENIKYNSALKLFPRFQK
- a CDS encoding TetR/AcrR family transcriptional regulator; this encodes MTNKKIDPRVKRTNQYLINAIVKLLNEKDINKISIQNITDSADLTRATFYLHYRDKQDFFNRIVTNVIDDLIDYVKDGHLVASGLKSESDIKNAFTRLFEYIYMNHTVFGVMLSDKGLSQFRPKLETEVQKEIYIPLFHALVKIDGEKASKFPQHYFLNYITSAHIGVICTWLNDDMNYSPKYMAELLYKLTLEGVFSVVQSEF